Proteins co-encoded in one Polynucleobacter sp. MG-6-Vaara-E2 genomic window:
- a CDS encoding 1-acyl-sn-glycerol-3-phosphate acyltransferase, whose translation MSQINQHQDKIAPFIVRLFLWASIWLHVIRGLFTLFVFFPISNRAKKDAHIKRWSEKLLSIFGIELRVKNSSILPIKPILLASNHISWMDIHAINAFKPIRFVAKSEVESWPIFGWMAKQLGTVFIKRESAKHAHLVVGNMAESLKKESICIFPEGTSTDGEGVRPFKPNLFESAVVSDAPVYTLAIRYVCKNTGRRSNVPAFIGDMGLLESMSNILKNRNLAVELTFFPPAGSSPMSPTDRKWLALHSYEQISTYFDQVNKH comes from the coding sequence ATGAGCCAAATCAATCAACATCAAGACAAGATAGCGCCTTTTATTGTTCGCCTATTTCTATGGGCTTCAATTTGGCTTCATGTTATTCGTGGGCTTTTCACCTTGTTTGTTTTCTTCCCAATTTCCAATAGGGCGAAAAAGGATGCTCATATAAAGCGGTGGTCAGAAAAACTACTGAGTATTTTTGGTATTGAGCTCAGGGTTAAAAATTCCTCAATTCTTCCTATAAAGCCAATTTTGCTTGCATCAAATCATATTTCTTGGATGGATATCCATGCGATTAATGCTTTTAAGCCTATACGCTTTGTAGCAAAGTCAGAAGTCGAATCATGGCCTATTTTTGGCTGGATGGCTAAGCAATTGGGAACGGTATTTATCAAGCGTGAGAGTGCAAAGCATGCCCATCTAGTGGTTGGCAATATGGCTGAGTCTTTAAAGAAGGAGTCCATTTGCATTTTTCCTGAGGGGACTTCTACTGATGGTGAGGGCGTAAGACCTTTTAAGCCTAATTTATTCGAGTCAGCCGTAGTTTCAGATGCCCCCGTATACACCTTAGCGATTCGCTATGTTTGCAAAAATACTGGCAGGCGCTCTAATGTACCTGCTTTTATTGGAGATATGGGGCTTCTTGAATCTATGAGCAATATTCTTAAAAATCGAAATCTTGCAGTAGAGCTAACTTTTTTCCCGCCGGCAGGATCCAGCCCCATGAGTCCCACTGATAGAAAATGGCTGGCACTCCATAGTTATGAGCAAATATCTACTTACTTTGATCAGGTCAACAAGCATTAG
- a CDS encoding UDP-2,3-diacylglucosamine diphosphatase, which translates to MHYRAIWISDVHLGTSGCQADYLLDFLKHNEADKFYLVGDIIDGWRLKKSFYWPQAHNDVVQKLLRKARKGAEVIYVPGNHDESARQFFGLSFGDVKVVEEVIHTTLDGKKLWVTHGDLFDGVMQYAKWLAYVGDTLYSLILYINRYFNMLRVKMGLQYWSLSQYLKHQVKNAVSYIADFEHIMAREARLRGCDGVVCGHIHKAEIREIDGLIYCNDGDWVESLTALVETHTGELKIIHWPYIKGEPVEIPEVTYQPAVESIL; encoded by the coding sequence ATGCATTACAGAGCCATCTGGATTTCAGACGTACACCTCGGAACATCAGGGTGTCAGGCAGACTACCTTCTCGATTTTCTCAAACACAACGAAGCAGATAAGTTCTATCTTGTTGGTGACATTATCGATGGCTGGCGCCTCAAGAAATCATTCTACTGGCCACAAGCACATAATGATGTAGTGCAAAAATTACTTCGTAAGGCCAGAAAAGGCGCTGAAGTTATTTATGTTCCAGGAAATCATGATGAAAGTGCGAGACAGTTCTTTGGCCTTTCTTTTGGCGATGTCAAGGTCGTTGAGGAAGTTATCCACACAACCCTTGATGGCAAAAAACTCTGGGTCACCCATGGAGATCTTTTTGATGGGGTGATGCAATACGCAAAGTGGTTAGCTTACGTTGGCGACACGCTCTACTCATTGATCCTATACATCAACCGCTATTTCAATATGTTGCGGGTAAAAATGGGTCTTCAATATTGGTCGCTTTCGCAATATTTAAAGCATCAAGTCAAAAATGCCGTCAGTTACATCGCTGACTTTGAACACATCATGGCTCGAGAGGCTCGCCTACGAGGTTGCGATGGTGTTGTTTGCGGTCATATTCATAAAGCTGAAATTCGTGAAATTGACGGCCTTATCTACTGCAACGATGGAGATTGGGTGGAGAGCCTTACTGCTCTTGTTGAAACCCATACCGGCGAACTCAAAATTATTCATTGGCCCTATATCAAAGGTGAGCCAGTAGAAATTCCTGAAGTGACTTACCAACCTGCTGTTGAATCAATTCTATAA
- a CDS encoding TonB-dependent receptor, with protein sequence MKYRHYLLQKLLLILLAAMFSKLSWSQSDSEPSLQLNVSGVRDDGQGFLSPNKVLSGDELQNKLSGTLGATLANELGVSATGYGAGASRPVMRGLEGARVQILQNGLSVGDVSSISADHAVANPMQNTHQIEILRGASALMYGSGSSGGLVNVVNDRIVTSMPDALSGAMNTSYETVNQGKTGNLELDAPAGPFALHLDSTISNSNNYQIPGYAEQGGPNANWAINPGQSLNVPYSGKLPFSFSNQNSLGLGASFLRADGYTGVSLERMNHDYGIPTAEGGFIQQSQNRYDFAHQTNDPFDGFSSIKVSAANTNYQHTEFTNNGVASTQWNNTATEARLELAHKELLGSKGVIGAQITGSTLNATDLSTNNYAIVPQTKSNSSALFWIEEGRYGALKTSLGSRYNYAAQNPNSATQFPSPGSQGFQPTSYGPPSIQNRQFNLMSYSAGGMLDIERGYGLGLAYTVSQRAPTPQELYSYGPHDSTATFDIGNSNLGTETSHNVELSLQKTLGLIRSKVSVYRNQFTNYIYGFYTGSCSTNNDNFSVVQASQANANIRGIEGELTYNWNQTGFGGRLFGDVVQGSFNAGGNLPLQPAPRLGTELVHQRDGWLTSATYIYSYQQNRLASWEIGPVPSYNLLNANLSYTERIGKINWTGYLALKNLLNEEIRYATSPMAVRLYAPQPGRSLMVGVRAAF encoded by the coding sequence ATGAAATACAGGCATTACCTTCTTCAGAAATTACTATTGATATTGCTCGCTGCAATGTTCAGCAAGTTGTCATGGTCACAAAGCGATAGTGAACCCTCCTTACAACTTAACGTTAGCGGTGTGCGCGACGACGGACAAGGATTTTTATCGCCAAATAAAGTACTTTCTGGTGATGAGCTGCAAAACAAATTGAGTGGTACCCTCGGTGCAACCCTAGCGAATGAACTGGGTGTATCCGCTACAGGCTACGGGGCTGGCGCCTCTAGACCTGTCATGCGAGGATTAGAGGGTGCACGTGTTCAGATTTTGCAAAATGGTTTATCGGTAGGAGATGTTTCTAGCATCTCAGCAGATCATGCGGTTGCCAATCCTATGCAAAACACTCATCAGATTGAAATTCTGCGTGGCGCCTCTGCGCTAATGTATGGATCGGGCTCAAGTGGTGGCTTGGTGAACGTCGTCAATGATCGCATTGTGACTTCTATGCCGGATGCTCTTTCAGGAGCGATGAATACTAGCTATGAAACAGTAAACCAAGGCAAGACTGGTAACCTTGAATTAGATGCGCCTGCAGGTCCATTCGCATTACACCTTGACTCCACAATCAGCAATTCAAATAATTACCAAATCCCTGGGTATGCTGAGCAAGGTGGACCTAATGCAAACTGGGCAATTAATCCTGGCCAATCCCTCAACGTTCCATACAGTGGAAAACTACCTTTCTCTTTTAGTAATCAGAATAGCCTTGGGCTTGGGGCATCGTTTTTGAGGGCTGATGGCTACACCGGTGTTTCTTTGGAGCGCATGAATCATGACTACGGCATTCCTACTGCTGAAGGTGGATTTATTCAGCAATCACAAAATCGTTATGACTTTGCCCATCAAACCAATGATCCATTTGATGGCTTTTCATCCATCAAGGTCAGCGCCGCTAATACCAACTATCAACATACTGAATTTACCAACAACGGTGTCGCTTCAACGCAATGGAACAACACGGCTACTGAGGCGCGCCTTGAACTTGCGCATAAAGAGTTGCTGGGCTCAAAAGGCGTCATTGGCGCGCAAATTACTGGCTCAACATTAAATGCCACCGATCTGAGCACCAATAACTACGCTATCGTGCCGCAAACTAAATCGAATTCAAGTGCATTGTTCTGGATAGAGGAAGGACGTTATGGGGCCTTGAAGACAAGCCTAGGTTCGCGCTATAACTATGCTGCTCAAAACCCGAACTCAGCCACCCAATTTCCGAGCCCAGGTTCGCAGGGATTTCAGCCAACTAGCTACGGTCCACCGAGCATTCAAAACCGACAATTTAATTTGATGTCCTACTCTGCTGGTGGCATGCTGGATATTGAACGAGGTTACGGTCTGGGATTGGCTTATACAGTTTCACAGAGAGCACCAACACCCCAAGAGCTCTATTCATATGGTCCACATGATTCAACAGCAACTTTTGATATCGGTAACTCCAACTTGGGTACCGAAACATCCCATAACGTTGAGTTGAGCCTTCAAAAAACATTGGGACTGATTCGGAGCAAAGTCAGCGTGTATCGTAATCAATTTACGAATTACATCTATGGCTTTTATACAGGTTCGTGCAGCACAAATAATGACAATTTTTCAGTTGTTCAAGCCTCACAGGCTAATGCAAACATTCGAGGTATTGAGGGAGAGCTGACCTATAACTGGAATCAAACTGGTTTTGGTGGTCGCTTATTTGGTGACGTAGTGCAAGGCAGCTTTAATGCCGGTGGAAATCTTCCACTTCAGCCAGCACCTAGACTAGGTACTGAGCTAGTCCATCAACGAGACGGTTGGTTAACCAGTGCAACTTATATCTATAGCTATCAACAGAATCGATTAGCAAGCTGGGAAATTGGTCCCGTACCAAGTTATAACCTCTTAAACGCCAACCTCTCCTATACAGAGCGTATAGGCAAAATCAATTGGACTGGATATCTTGCCTTAAAAAATCTCTTGAACGAAGAGATTCGATATGCAACATCTCCGATGGCTGTGAGGCTCTATGCCCCTCAACCAGGTAGAAGCCTGATGGTTGGTGTTAGAGCAGCGTTTTAA
- a CDS encoding glycosyltransferase family 1 protein, with product MKIMIITDAWDPQVNGVVRTLKQTRAELVAMGHEVEMITPNGFKSIPCPTYPDIALSLFPGKEVARRIKEFAPDAMHIATEGPLGLSARSYAVKNNLPFSTAYHTRFPEYVKARTGIPLAITYAFIRWFHGPSMAVMAPTIVVKEDLEKYGLNNVVLWSRGVDLDIFKVQESKALNTAHPIYLYVGRVAVEKNINAFLELDLPGSKWVVGDGPAMAGIKEKYPDINYLGVLQQHELAKVYAAADVFVFPSKTDTFGLVLLEAMACGTPVAAYPVTGPIDVLGSSKAGAMNEDLRQACIDALKIPREVARAHAEKFSWRAASEEFVRHLKPVPSPNVHVTAIA from the coding sequence ATGAAAATAATGATCATTACAGATGCATGGGATCCACAAGTAAATGGCGTGGTTAGAACTCTGAAGCAAACTCGTGCTGAATTAGTTGCAATGGGTCACGAAGTTGAAATGATTACCCCAAATGGCTTCAAATCTATTCCCTGCCCTACATACCCAGATATTGCCCTATCTTTATTTCCAGGCAAAGAAGTTGCTCGTCGTATCAAAGAGTTTGCTCCCGATGCCATGCATATTGCAACGGAAGGGCCGCTAGGTCTTTCTGCGCGATCTTATGCAGTGAAAAATAACTTGCCCTTTTCAACCGCCTATCACACCCGTTTTCCAGAATATGTAAAAGCGCGTACAGGCATTCCTCTTGCCATTACTTACGCATTCATTCGTTGGTTCCATGGTCCTTCTATGGCTGTCATGGCGCCTACGATCGTCGTCAAAGAGGATTTAGAAAAATACGGTTTGAATAATGTTGTTCTATGGTCTCGCGGTGTTGATTTAGATATTTTTAAAGTACAAGAATCAAAAGCCCTCAATACAGCGCACCCTATTTATTTATATGTCGGTCGCGTTGCTGTCGAAAAAAATATCAATGCATTTTTAGAGTTAGACCTTCCTGGCTCTAAGTGGGTGGTAGGAGACGGTCCAGCCATGGCTGGCATCAAAGAAAAATATCCTGACATTAACTATCTCGGCGTTCTGCAACAGCACGAGCTTGCTAAAGTCTATGCAGCAGCAGATGTTTTTGTATTCCCGAGCAAGACAGACACATTCGGTTTGGTATTACTAGAAGCCATGGCCTGCGGCACCCCTGTCGCAGCCTATCCGGTAACAGGACCCATCGATGTTTTGGGAAGTTCCAAAGCAGGAGCCATGAATGAAGATCTGCGGCAAGCTTGTATTGATGCATTAAAGATCCCTCGCGAAGTGGCGCGTGCTCATGCGGAGAAGTTTTCCTGGAGAGCGGCTTCTGAAGAATTTGTGCGCCACCTTAAGCCTGTGCCATCACCTAATGTGCATGTAACTGCAATTGCTTAA
- a CDS encoding amino acid ABC transporter substrate-binding protein, producing the protein MKAGLVAGLFISAVSVHAASATMDKIKSTGAVTMGVRESSIPMSYTTGDSRFDGYHVEICRMILGDIKDKLGMNTLRINYQPVTSQNRVPLVQNGTVDIECGTTTNNTARAKDVGFANTLYVEEVRIAVKANSGIKSIADLNGKKVATTTGTTSVQLLRKHERANGVNFDEVFGKDHADSFLLLESGRADAFVMDGSILAGNIANSKNPKDYKIVGEVLSTEPIAIMVRKDDPEFKAAVNAAIAKIVANGKMPGLWNKWFLSPIPPKNIVVGLELSPATKNAWANLNDKPAEDYNKK; encoded by the coding sequence ATGAAGGCTGGCCTAGTAGCTGGACTATTTATTAGCGCTGTCAGCGTACATGCTGCAAGCGCAACGATGGATAAGATCAAATCAACTGGTGCTGTCACCATGGGCGTTCGTGAATCATCCATTCCAATGTCTTACACAACTGGTGATAGCCGTTTTGATGGTTATCACGTTGAAATTTGCCGCATGATTTTGGGTGATATCAAAGACAAGCTTGGTATGAATACCTTGCGTATTAACTATCAGCCAGTCACTTCCCAAAACCGTGTTCCTTTAGTTCAAAACGGTACTGTTGATATTGAGTGCGGTACAACCACTAACAACACTGCTCGTGCAAAAGATGTTGGCTTTGCCAATACTTTGTATGTTGAGGAAGTACGCATTGCTGTTAAAGCAAATTCAGGTATTAAATCTATTGCTGACTTGAACGGCAAAAAGGTTGCTACAACAACCGGTACAACTTCTGTTCAATTGCTCCGCAAACATGAAAGAGCTAATGGCGTGAACTTTGATGAAGTCTTTGGTAAAGATCATGCTGACAGCTTCCTATTGCTTGAGTCTGGACGTGCCGATGCCTTTGTGATGGATGGTTCCATCTTGGCAGGCAATATTGCTAACTCTAAAAATCCAAAAGATTACAAGATTGTTGGTGAAGTATTGAGCACAGAACCAATCGCTATCATGGTTCGTAAAGATGATCCAGAATTTAAAGCTGCTGTAAATGCTGCGATTGCTAAGATTGTTGCCAACGGCAAAATGCCTGGCTTGTGGAACAAATGGTTCTTGTCGCCAATTCCACCAAAAAATATTGTCGTTGGTCTTGAGTTATCTCCAGCAACTAAAAATGCATGGGCAAACTTAAACGATAAACCTGCGGAGGACTACAACAAGAAGTAA
- a CDS encoding chromate transporter — protein sequence MMSSLIQLALTFSLLSILAVGGGTAVLPEMQTLLAQQFHIDHTQFVHIYSIGQVAPGPNMLMVLIIGFKVAGLIGAGIVLITFFVPSSILCFYAGRLWNHFADNPWRRSIQDALEPISIGLMASGVYAVAKASINSPITAILGLLALYFILKTKLNPVYVILGSGGLGFIYLRYLHFL from the coding sequence ATGATGAGTTCGCTAATACAACTCGCACTGACTTTTAGTCTTTTATCTATTCTGGCCGTTGGGGGTGGCACTGCCGTATTGCCAGAGATGCAAACGTTATTAGCTCAACAATTTCATATAGACCATACTCAATTTGTTCATATTTATAGTATTGGGCAGGTAGCTCCAGGGCCAAACATGCTGATGGTCTTGATCATTGGCTTTAAGGTAGCGGGCTTAATCGGGGCGGGAATAGTATTAATCACCTTTTTTGTTCCCTCAAGTATTTTGTGTTTCTACGCTGGGCGTTTATGGAATCATTTTGCCGATAACCCTTGGCGCCGCTCCATTCAGGATGCGCTTGAACCTATATCCATCGGGTTAATGGCTTCAGGTGTTTATGCTGTAGCAAAGGCATCCATCAATAGTCCCATAACAGCTATATTAGGCCTTCTAGCTTTATATTTCATTCTCAAAACGAAGTTAAATCCGGTATATGTGATTCTGGGGTCAGGCGGGTTGGGATTTATTTATTTACGCTACCTTCATTTTCTTTAA
- a CDS encoding chromate transporter, with protein MIDQPSVKQPKVALVDLFIEFLIIGAVSFGGGIIAYERILLIQKRKWLSVDEFMGFLAISQTMPGLNSVNLAVLAGDHIRGIWGALVSTIGLILPGSAFVMIIGVAYTNNNEHPFANLVLTGIAAGACGLLAAITYRIGDQHWKHFKSLIIIVCTFGLMSIAKFSLPLVLLIMAPISIYLYRPNRS; from the coding sequence ATGATTGATCAACCATCGGTTAAGCAGCCAAAGGTTGCGCTAGTTGATTTATTCATAGAGTTTTTAATCATCGGTGCAGTGAGTTTTGGCGGAGGCATTATTGCCTATGAGCGGATATTGCTCATTCAAAAACGCAAATGGTTAAGCGTAGATGAATTTATGGGATTTCTCGCTATCAGCCAAACCATGCCTGGATTAAATTCAGTAAACCTAGCAGTGCTAGCGGGTGATCATATTCGTGGGATTTGGGGCGCATTAGTATCGACTATTGGGCTCATTCTCCCTGGATCAGCTTTCGTCATGATCATTGGGGTAGCTTATACAAACAATAACGAGCACCCATTCGCAAACCTCGTCTTGACTGGGATTGCAGCTGGTGCATGCGGATTATTAGCGGCCATTACATACCGTATCGGCGATCAACACTGGAAGCATTTTAAATCTCTCATCATTATCGTCTGTACCTTTGGCTTAATGAGTATTGCTAAGTTTTCCTTGCCGCTAGTTCTATTAATCATGGCACCGATCTCAATTTATTTATACAGACCAAATCGTTCATGA
- the ppk2 gene encoding polyphosphate kinase 2: MPTKHKEMAEWYQRAQEEILDSMDEELEMELDDDRLSQDGDSGSQVPRNTYFRELFRLQGELVKLQDWVVANKVKVAVLFEGRDSAGKGGAIKRITQRLNPRVCKVVALPAPNEREKTQWYFQRYISHLPAGGEIVLFDRSWYNRAGVEKVMGFCSDAEYEEFLRTVPDLERMMIRSGIILIKYWFSISDDEQYNRFMMRIHDPLKQWKLSPMDLEARRLWEQYTKAKETMLERTHIPEAPWWVVAANDKKKARLNCITHLLNQIPYQEIDHPVITLPERVHNPDYLRGPVPPEMYVPEVY, from the coding sequence ATGCCCACCAAACATAAAGAAATGGCAGAGTGGTATCAGCGTGCGCAAGAAGAAATTCTTGACAGCATGGATGAAGAGCTCGAGATGGAGCTTGATGATGATCGTCTTTCTCAAGACGGCGATTCTGGTTCACAAGTTCCACGCAATACCTATTTCAGAGAGCTCTTTAGGCTTCAGGGTGAGCTTGTCAAACTTCAAGATTGGGTTGTTGCCAATAAGGTAAAAGTAGCCGTTTTGTTTGAGGGTCGTGATTCAGCAGGTAAGGGGGGTGCAATTAAACGTATCACCCAAAGACTAAATCCCCGAGTTTGCAAAGTTGTAGCGCTACCTGCTCCAAATGAACGCGAGAAGACTCAGTGGTATTTCCAGAGATATATATCCCATTTACCTGCGGGTGGTGAAATCGTACTATTTGATCGCAGCTGGTACAACCGAGCTGGGGTAGAGAAAGTCATGGGTTTTTGTTCTGATGCTGAGTACGAAGAATTTTTGAGAACTGTTCCAGATTTAGAGCGCATGATGATTCGCTCCGGCATTATCCTTATCAAATACTGGTTCTCTATCTCTGATGATGAACAGTACAACCGCTTTATGATGCGCATTCATGACCCATTAAAGCAGTGGAAGCTCAGCCCTATGGACCTAGAGGCACGTCGTCTTTGGGAGCAATATACAAAGGCCAAAGAAACAATGCTAGAGCGCACTCATATTCCTGAGGCGCCATGGTGGGTAGTAGCAGCAAATGACAAGAAAAAGGCGCGCTTAAACTGTATTACGCACCTTTTAAATCAAATCCCTTATCAAGAAATCGATCACCCTGTAATTACTCTGCCCGAGCGAGTTCACAACCCAGATTATTTGCGTGGCCCAGTCCCCCCTGAGATGTACGTTCCAGAGGTTTACTAA